CCTTTTATATCTAAAACTGATACCTTCATTACTTCTGAATAATTACGTAAGAGTTTTTGTGTCCTGGGACACAACCTTTAACTACTAGTAAGTTCTTTTCAGGAACTACTTTGTAAACTCTTAAATTTTGAACTTTTACTGTGTCTCCACCCATTCTTCCTGCCATTTTCATTCCTTTGAATACTCTCGCAGGATAAGAAGCAGCACCAATAGAACCAGGAGCTCTTAAACGGTTATGCTGACCGTGTGTCGCTTGACCTACACCAGCAAAATTGTGACGTTTTACTACACCTTGAAAACCTTTACCTTTTGAAGTTCCTGCGATATCCACAAACTCTCCTTCGATAAAGTGCTCTACAGTGATAGCATCACCTAACTTGTACTCCGCATCAAAACCTTTGAACTCAGCAACTTTGCGCTTTACAGAAGTACCCGCTTTTTTAGCATGACCTAAGTCTGCTTTAGTAGCGCTTTTTTCTGTCGCGTCATCGAAACCTAATTGTAGTGCACTATAACCGTCCACTTCTTCAGTTCTGACTTGGGTAACGATACATGGTCCAGCTTCGATTACTGTACATGGAATGTTTTTTCCATTTTCATCGAAGATGCTGGTCATACCGATTTTTTTTCCAATTAACCCAGACATATTTATTATTATTTAATTATTAATTCTTGTTTAAAACTCAAGGCTGAAAATACGTTTCAGCCTTGAATTGTATTTTTTTCCGTTTTTCCTTTGCTCGCAGCTCAGGACATGTTTAGTTCAAATTATACTTTGATTTCTACTTCAACTCCACTTGGTAATTCAAGTTTCATTAAGGCATCAATCGTCTTAGAAGATGAAGAGTAAATATCTAATAATCTCTTGTAAGAGCTTAATTGAAATTGTTCTCTCGACTTCTTGTTTACGTGTGGTGAACGTAATACAGTGAAAATTTTCTTGTGTGTTGGTAAAGGAATTGGACCTGTTACAACAGCACCTGTACTCTTTACTGTTTTTACAATCTTATCAGCAGACTTGTCAACTAAATTGTGATCGTAAGACTTTAATTTTATTCTAATTTTTTGACTCATTTTCTATTTAGTTTTAAGCTTCTACGCCTTTAGCTGCTGCAATTACTTCCTCTGAAATATTCTTCGGAGTCTCAGCATAGTGTGAAAATTCCATTGTTGATGTTGCTCTACCTGAAGACAAAGTTCTTAACGTCGTAACGTAACCAAACATTTCAGATAATGGTACAGTAGCTTTTACAGTTTTAGCACCAGCTCTATCTCCCATATCACTAACTTGACCTCTTCTTCTATTTAAATCACCTACGATATCACCCATATTTTCTTCTGGAGTAATAACTTCTAGCTTCATAATAGGCTCCATAATCACAGCTTTTGCAGCTTTTGCAACATTTTTAAAACCTAACTTAGCAGCTAATTCAAAAGATAGTTGATCTGAATCCACATCGTGATAAGAACCATCTTTTAAAGTAATTTTCATAGCATCTACTTCGAAACCAGCTAACGGTCCATTAACCATTGCCATTTTGAATCCTTTTTCAATTGAAGGGATGAATTCTTTAGGAACATTACCACCTTTAATAATAGATTCGAACTGAAGACCTATTTGACCTTCGTCTGCAGGCTCAATAGTAAATACGATATCTGCGAATTTACCACGACCACCAGATTGTTTCTTATAAACTTCTCTATGGTCTGCTGAAGCTGTAATAGCCTCTTTATATTCAACTTGTGGTTGACCTTGGTTAACCTCAACTTTAAATTCTCTCTTAAGACGATCTACAATTACATCTAAGTGTAACTCACCCATACCAGAAATAATAGTCTGGCCTGAAGCTTCGTCAGAACGCACAGTAAATGTTGGATCTTCCTCAGCTAATTTAGCTAAGCCCATCCCTAATTTATCAACATCTGCCTTAGTCTTAGGCTCAACCGCGATACCAATTACTGGATCAGGGAAGTCCATAGATTCTAAAACTATAGGATGCTTCTCTGCTGTTAATGTATCTCCTGTTTTTATAGATTTAAATCCAACAGCAGCTCCAATATCACCAGCTTCGATAAAGTCAATAGCATTTTGTTTGTTAGCGTGCATTTGGTAGATACGAGAAATACGTTCTTTTTTACCTGAACGATTATTCAACACATAAGAACCTGCATCTAAACGACCGGAATACGCTCTAAAGAATGCTAAGCGACCTACGAAAGGATCAGTTGCAATTTTAAATGCTAAAGCAGCGAATGGCTCCTTAACATCTGGCTTACGAATCTCTTCTTGTTCAGTATCTGGGTTAACACCTACGATACCTTCCTTATCAGTTGGAGAAGGTAAGTAGCGACATACTGCATCTAATAAGAATTGTACACCTTTATTTTTAAAAGCAGAACCACAAATCATAGGAATGATTGCCATATCCATTACAGCAGCTCTAAGTGCAGCATGCACTTCGTCTTCTGTAATAGAATCTTCATCTTCCATAAACTTCTCTAATAAGTTTTCATCATAGGATGCAACTTCTTCGATAAGTAAAGCTCTGTATTTTCTTGCTTCTTCTTTAAGCTCTTCTGGAATTTCGATAACATCAAAAGTTGCCCCTTGAGTTTCATCATGCCATACGATAGCTCTGTTTTTTACTAAATCAATAATACCTTTAAAATCTATCTCATCACCAATGTTTAAAACAATTGGCACAGCGTTAGACTTCAACATATCTTTAACCTGTTGACAAACACCTAAAAAGTTAGATCCCTGACGGTCCATTTTATTTACGAAACCGATTCTTGGCACTTTGTAGTTATCAGCTAGTCTCCAGTTAGTTTCAGATTGTGGCTCTACACCATCAACTGCACTAAATAAGAATACTAAACCATCTAATACACGTAAAGAGCGATTTACCTCAACAGTAAAATCAACGTGACCAGGTGTGTCAATAATATTGAAGTGATATCCTTTAGTTTCTGGCGTTGGCTCTCCATT
This DNA window, taken from Winogradskyella sp. PC-19, encodes the following:
- the rpsJ gene encoding 30S ribosomal protein S10 yields the protein MSQKIRIKLKSYDHNLVDKSADKIVKTVKSTGAVVTGPIPLPTHKKIFTVLRSPHVNKKSREQFQLSSYKRLLDIYSSSSKTIDALMKLELPSGVEVEIKV
- the rplC gene encoding 50S ribosomal protein L3; amino-acid sequence: MSGLIGKKIGMTSIFDENGKNIPCTVIEAGPCIVTQVRTEEVDGYSALQLGFDDATEKSATKADLGHAKKAGTSVKRKVAEFKGFDAEYKLGDAITVEHFIEGEFVDIAGTSKGKGFQGVVKRHNFAGVGQATHGQHNRLRAPGSIGAASYPARVFKGMKMAGRMGGDTVKVQNLRVYKVVPEKNLLVVKGCVPGHKNSYVIIQK
- the fusA gene encoding elongation factor G; its protein translation is MARDLKFTRNIGIAAHIDAGKTTTTERILYYTGVSHKIGEVHDGAATMDWMEQEQERGITITSAATTCTWQFPIENGEPTPETKGYHFNIIDTPGHVDFTVEVNRSLRVLDGLVFLFSAVDGVEPQSETNWRLADNYKVPRIGFVNKMDRQGSNFLGVCQQVKDMLKSNAVPIVLNIGDEIDFKGIIDLVKNRAIVWHDETQGATFDVIEIPEELKEEARKYRALLIEEVASYDENLLEKFMEDEDSITEDEVHAALRAAVMDMAIIPMICGSAFKNKGVQFLLDAVCRYLPSPTDKEGIVGVNPDTEQEEIRKPDVKEPFAALAFKIATDPFVGRLAFFRAYSGRLDAGSYVLNNRSGKKERISRIYQMHANKQNAIDFIEAGDIGAAVGFKSIKTGDTLTAEKHPIVLESMDFPDPVIGIAVEPKTKADVDKLGMGLAKLAEEDPTFTVRSDEASGQTIISGMGELHLDVIVDRLKREFKVEVNQGQPQVEYKEAITASADHREVYKKQSGGRGKFADIVFTIEPADEGQIGLQFESIIKGGNVPKEFIPSIEKGFKMAMVNGPLAGFEVDAMKITLKDGSYHDVDSDQLSFELAAKLGFKNVAKAAKAVIMEPIMKLEVITPEENMGDIVGDLNRRRGQVSDMGDRAGAKTVKATVPLSEMFGYVTTLRTLSSGRATSTMEFSHYAETPKNISEEVIAAAKGVEA